In the genome of Halodesulfovibrio sp. MK-HDV, the window TAATACTCTGGACTCCATGTGCCTACGCTACGATGTAAATATTCATGACCGCACTCAGGCAGAAGCCCTTATTCATGACGGTGAAAATTGTATCGGTGCTATTGTCCGCTGTCTGCGTACAGGCGAGCTTATGGCGTACTATGCAACAGCAACCCTCATTGCGACTGGCGGCTATGGACGAATCTACAAAGCCACAACCAACGCGGTTATCTGCGACGGTGGCGGTCAGATTGCAGCACTCGATACAGGACTCGTTCCTTTGGGCAACATGGAGGCAATCCAGTTCCACCCGACAGGAACCGTGCCTACAGATATTCTGGTAACAGAAGGCTGTCGTGGTGATGGCGGTACACTCCTAGATGTTAACGAATACCGCTTTATGCCGGATTACGAACCGGAAAAAGCTGAACTTGCTTCCCGAGACGTTGTTTCCCGCCGGATGCAGGAGCACATGGCAAAAGGGTTTGGAGTAAAATCTCCATACGGCGACCATTTATGGCTCGACATCCGTCACCTTGGCGAAAAGCACATCACTACTAAACTTCGTGAAGTATATGACATCTGCACCAGTTTCCTTGGTGTGAATCCGATTACCGGACTCATTCCGGTTCGCCCTACTCAGCATTACTCAATGGGCGGTTTGCGCACGAACAAAGACGGCGCAGCATACGGCCTTAAAGGTCTGTTCTCCGCTGGTGAAGCAGCTTGTTGGGACATGCATGGATTCAACCGCCTTGGTGGTAACTCCCTTGCTGAAACCGTTGTTGCGGGTCGCTATGTCGGGCAGAAGGTTGTGGAATTTCTGCAAGGCAATTCTGTCGATTTTAAACAAAGTGCACTGCGTGACGCCCACATGAAAATAGATGGGCGCATCAAGTTTCTTGCAGGCAACTCAGGAAAAGAAAGTGCCATTGTTCTGCGCGACGAAATGCAGGATATAATGATGGACTACGTAGGAATCTTCCGTAATGGTAAGGACCTGCAGACAGCAGTAGACAAATTGGAAGAACTGCACGCACGCTCCATGAGCATCGGTCTGCAAGGTAACGCCATCGGGTTTAATCCGGAAATTTCGTTAGCCTTACGCATCCCGGGAATGATCAAACTTGCACAGTGCACCGCATTCGGCGCGCTGAAACGCACAGAATCCCGCGGCGCACACACTCGCGAAGATCACCCTGAACGTAACGATAAAGAGTGGCTCAACCGCACGCTGGCGTACTGGAAAGAAGGCGATTCTTTGCCGACTCTCAAGTATGAAGATGCCTCACCTTACTTTGAAATTCCTCCGGGAGAACGCGGATACGGCGGCGGAAAAATCCTCTATGCGGATATTCCGGCTGACAAGCTGCGCGTTCCTGAGAAGAAATCATCCGAAACTGCCGCACCTGCGGAAGACAAAGAGTAAGGGAGTAAATTATGAGCCGTCGTCTCCATATCGAAGTATTCCGTTATAATCCACTTGATCCAAATTCCGAACCGCAGATGCAGTCATTCTATATTGATGAATATGACTCCATGACCTTATTTATCGCGCTGAACATTATCCGCGATCAGCACGACGCGACATTACAGTTTGATTTCTGCTGTCGCGCAGGTATCTGTGGTTCCTGCGGAATGGTCATCAACGGACGCCCCGGCCTTGCCTGTCATACACAGACAAAAGATCTGCCGACTCATATTGTTCTGCACCCGTTGCCGGTATTCAAACTTATCGGCGACCTTTCTGTTGATACGGGAGTGTGGTTCCGTGATGCAGGAACACGCATTGAAGCGTGGGTACACAACGATCATGAAGCACTTGACCCTACGCAGGAAGAAGCTCGCATGGAAAATTCCCTTGCAAATGAAATCTTCGAGCTTGATCGATGCGTGGAATGCGGTTGTTGCATAGCAGCCTGCGGTACAGCCCGTATGCGTCCAGACTTCCTTGGTGCAGCCGCCATAGCCCGTGTTGCCCGCTTCTACCTTGACCCTCGTGACGAAAGAAACGTGGAAAACTACTACGAAGTAATCGGCAACGATCAAGGCGTATTCGGCTGCATGGGACTACTCGCCTGCGAAGATGTCTGTCCTAAACATATTCCTTTGCAGGATCAGCTCGGCATTATGCGTCGTATGCTGGCTCTGCATTCCGTAAAAGGAATTGTGCCTAAATCGCTGATTAACAAACTCTCGCATAAGGGATGTTGCCATGAGAACCATCAAAGCTGAAACAATTCATAATGCAGTGGTAGACCTTGTTCTTACCGCTGCACGTTACCTGCCTGAAGACGTAAAACAGGCAATTGCAGACGCGAGAGAAAATGAAGACTCCGCATCTGCGCGGGAAATACTCGGTCAGTTGCTTGAAAACGCAGAACTCGCTGCAAGCTCCGGACTTCCGTTGTGTCAGGATACAGGCGTAGGCATTTTCTTTGTTGAACTTGGTGACCAAGTACATGTTGAAGGCAACCTTATTGAAGTCATCAACAAAGCAATGATCGAAGGGTACGAAAAAGGATTGCTCCGCAAATCCTTGTGCCATCCGCTTACACGCGCCAACACCGGTGATAACTCTCCGGCAGTTGTACATGTGGACATTGTTCCCGGCGATAAAATCAACATTAAGCATATGGCAAAAGGCGGCGGTTCAGAAAATATGTCCCGCTGCACCATGCTTACTCCGGCTCAGGGCTGGGAAGGCATTAAAGAATTTGTCGTACGCCGTATGGCAGAAGCAGGCCCGAACCCGTGCCCGCCTACCATTGTAGGTATCGGTATCGGCGGAACCTTCGATCTGGCTCCGGCATTAGCGAAGAAAGCACTATTCCGTCCGCTCAGCGAACCGAACCCCGATCCGGAACTGGCGAAAATGGAAGAAGAGCTGCTTGCAGAAATCAACAAGCTCGGCATCGGTCCTATGGGGCTTGGCGGTAAAACCACAAGTCTCGGTGTAAAAATAGAAATGCGTCCGTGTCACATCGCAAGCTTACCGCTTGCTGTGAATGTGCAGTGTCACTCTTCACGCATCAAGGAGGTCGAAATCTAATGGCTACGTATGAACTGACCGCCCCGTTGTGTGATGAAGATGTGAAAAAACTCAAAGCCGGTGATGTGGTAAAGCTTACGGGCATTATCTACACAGCCCGCGATGCAGCACATAAACGGTTATGCGACATGCTCGATAAAGGTGAAGAACTGCCATTCGATCTGAAAGGCGCTGTCATCTATTATGTCGGCCCGAGCCCAGCACCGGAAGGCCGCCCTATCGGCTCCGCAGGCCCTACCACCAGTTACCGTATGGACTCCTATGCCCCGCGTCTGCATAGCCTTGGCGTAAAAGCCACCATAGGCAAAGGCAAACGCAGTGCAGAAGTACGCAAAGCGCTTGAAGACCATACAGGCGTATACTTTGGAGCAACAGGCGGCGCAGGTGCGCTACTGTCGCAGTGTATTGATAAAGCTGAAGTCATCGCTTTTGATGAATTAGGCCCTGAAGCAATCAGAAAACTCACTGTGACCAAATTCCCGCTGCTCGTGGTAAACGATTCATATGGCAACGAGCAATACGCCAAGCCGAATTATGATTTATAATTAAGATGGTTATTATATATTAAAGTGCAATTCAGCAAAAAAAAGACTGCTTTGTGCTGAAACGCGCACAAGATCCCTTCAATTGTGAACTTCCCAGATATGTGTTGTGCCTTAGAGCATACATAACGCTGAATGGGAAAAGCATTCTTATGATGTTTATGTAAACCACAACAGTGCTGCTCTGGAGAAATCTGGGGCAGCACATTTCAAACCATAACTGGGAATAATGTGCGGTTCGTTGCAAAGCGAAACAGCCATACAGTACAATTTGTGCGGGCGAAACTGCATTCCCACATACACGACACTCCCTTCCAAATGGAGCAAAGTAACGCTGTTCAACTTTCTTGGCTGCATGTTAGTGCTTCACTAGTTACGGAGTGACGTGTTAGGAGAATAATTATCTTGCTGCACGTCGTCTCGTTAGTCCGGTGCGCTCGAGGGACTCCCTCGCTTTTCAGGCCGCACCTTGCCGCGACATCAGGAGACGTTAAAACTTGTCAGGGGTTTTACCGTGTCCTTGCTCACAGCCATCTTCACAGATGACATCTAACGAACGACTATTGTTCTAGGCCCCGATACGTACTGTACTCGGCTACAATCTGCTCGGCCTTTTTTTAAGGCTGACATGCGCTTCCAACGCACAAACATTTCCGCTGTCGCTGTATTTTCTCACACGGCGGAACAGGTATGATTATGGCTAATAAAATTCTTAAAAAAGAACAGTTAATCCCAGGACAAACCAGCAAGCTGGTTATTGATGCGCCGCATATTGCGGCAAAAGCCAAGCCCGGCAACTTTGTTATCCTACGTGTAACGGAGCGAGGCGAGCGTATTCCGCTTACTATCGCTGACACTGATCCTGAAAGCGGTACCATCACTATCGTGTATCTGGTACTCGGCAAGTCAACAGCGTTACTTGAACAGCTTAACGAAGGCGACGACATTCTTGACCTTTGTGGCCCGCTCGGAAAAGCAACCGAACTACACTCCGGCGGCACAGTTATCTGTGTTGGCGGCGGTACCGGCATTGCTGCTATGCATCACATTGCTAAGGGTAATCACGAAGCTGGCAACCACGTTGTTGCTATCATCGGTGCCCGTAACAAAGACCTCCTGCTGTTTGAAAAAGAACTCAAAGAGTTCTGCCCGGAAGTTCTCATCTCTACAGATGACGGATCTTACGGTCACCATGGCCTTGTAACTGAACTGCTGAAAGATCGTCTTGAAAAAGATGACTCTGTTATTGAAGTAGTAGCTGTCGGCCCTGTGCCGATGATGGCTGCTGTTTCAAAAACCACCGAACCATTCGGTACTCCAACCACTGTAAGTCTTAACTCCATTATGGTTGATGGCGTTGGCATGTGCGGCGCTTGCCGTGTAACAGTTGGCGGAGAAACCAAATTTGCTTGTGTAGACGGTCCTGAATTTGACGGTCACAAAGTAGATTTTGGTGAATTACGACAGAGACTGGCTGCATTTTCCAGCCTTGAAAAAAAATCTTTCGACCATCACTGCAGGTGCAAGTGCAATGACAACAGCTAAAAAGACTAAAAAAACAGATTGCCCCTCGTGTTCCAATGCCTAACCAACCGGCTGAAGAACGCGCCCGCAATTTTAAAGAAGTGGCACTGGGTTACACCAAAGAAATGGCAATGCAGGAAGCTGCACGTTGTCTGAACTGTAAAAAGCCTAAATGTGTTCAGGGCTGTCCAGTACAGGTACCAATTGCAGATTTCATTGCTGAAGTAGCCAAAGGCAATATTGAAAAAGCCTACTCCGTAATCAAAAGCACCAACAGCCTCCCTGCTATTTGTGGACGTGTTTGTCCGCAGGAAATTCAGTGCGAAGGCGCATGTATTCTCAATGCGAAAGATCAGCCAATTGCTATCGGTCGTCTTGAACGCTACGTAGCAGACGAATACATGTATCTGGATGCGTGTGACCTCATCAGCGCTAAGCCTGAGTGTCCATTTATTGATGAAGAGAAAAAGGTTGCTTGTATCGGCTCCGGCCCATCCAGCCTTACCGTTGCAGGCTATCTTGCCAGCCGCGGTTGCAAAGTAACTATCTTTGAAGCACTGCACGAAGTAGGTGGCGTACTCGTTTACGGTATTCCTGAGTTCCGCCTGCCTAAAGAAGATGTTGTTGCTAAAGAAGTTGGTGCTCTTAAAGATCTTCAGGTTGATTTTGTAACCAACTACGTTGGCGGCAAAACATTCTCCATTGAAGACTTAAAAGAGCAGGGTTACAAAGCTGTATTCGTTGGTGTCGGCGCAGGCCTGCCACGCTTCTTGAATATTTCCGGCGAAAACCTTTGTGGTGTTTTCTCCGCAAACGAATATCTCACACGCGTCAACTTAGGACGTGCATACGACTTCCCTAACTACGACACTCCTATCATCAAAGGCCGCAAGGTTACTGTATATGGTGGTGGTAACGTAGCAATGGATGCTGCCCGTACTGCACAGCGCCTTGGTGCTGAAACTGTACACATTGTGTACAGACGTACAGCAGACGCTATGCCTGCTCGACTTGAAGAACTTGAACATGCTGTAGAAGAAGGCATTATCCTTGAAGTGCTTGCGAACCCTATTGAGTTCAAAAGCGACGGAAGTGGTAACCTTGCTTCTGTAACATTGCAGAAAATGAAGATGGGTGAACCGGATGATTCCGGTCGTTGCCGTCCTCTCCCTATCGAAGGCGAAACATACGAGCTGGAAACAGACCTCGCTGTTATCGCTGTAGGTACCCGTCCTAACCCGGTTCTGCTCGAAAACGAGCCTGATCTGAAGTTAAACAAATGGGGCTACATCGAAGCTGACGAAGAGACTAACGAAACCTCCATTCCTGATGTATATGCAGGTGGTGACATCGTTACCGGTGCAGCAACAGTTATTCTTGCAATGGGTGCAGGCCGTAAGGCAGCACAGGAAATTGCTCGTCGCTTCGGCATAGAAGACTAACTACTCGTCATTTTACGATAAATAGAAGGGCAGCCTCTCAGGCTGCCCTTTTTTATTATTAGACTATCAAATTAATAGTATCAAATTACCGATTTATCAGAATTTTCACTAAAAGAAACATAACTTTTTTCCGCATCCATCCGATACTAATAGAACGGGGACACAAAAATCATAGCTAGCATTTACTTATGATTTGCAACTTGCTGCCACACAATACCATCACGCGGGAGGGATGCGATGAAGTTCAACCTAAAAGCACAGTTACTAGTACCGACATTGTTGATCATCATTGTCGGAATGGGCACAGCTTCTTTTTTATCATTCAGAGAAGCAGAGTCCGTCTTGAAAAAAACAATGATCGACCAATCAGAACAGGTCGCTCAAGGTCTGCAAACTCAGATCTCAGCATGGGTAGAAGACATCCGGCAGGATTTGACTATTGCAGCGGGTAATGGCTCCATCAAGCGTGCCCTTCTTAGCGACGGGTTGAATCAGACAGCATACATTCGTGCCACCTCCTACCTTCAGAATATGGAAAAAGAGTATTCGTATTACGAAGGTGTGGGAATCATAAATAAAGAAGGCATCGCTTCAGCCTACTCGAACATTGATATGGTTGGTAAGCTAGATATCAGTAGCCGAAAATACTTCAAAGAAGTAATGCAGGGTGCACCTGCAATTTCTGATGCCATAATGAGTAAAGTTTCAGGGCAACCAGTTTTAGTCGTTGCTACTCCGATTATAGAGAGAGGCAGCACTGTCGGTGCTGTCATCGGGGTTGTCAAATTAAGCGTGTTCTCTGAAAAATATATTAAGCCCATCAAAATGGGTAAATCCGGCTATGCCTTCCTTTTAGCAAAATCCGGTTATCTTTGTGCGCATCCAGACGATTCTACAATTTTAAAAACAAAACTTACTGACTATGACTGGGGCAAAACGATAGCTTCCCAAGATTCCGGTACCATTACCTACGAATGGCGTGGTGTAGAGAAAGTCGTTACCTACCGCAAAGAACCGGTCACAGGTTGGTCTATTGGTATTGCCACCAGCGTTGACGACATTTTTTCATCAATCGCCTCAATCCGTAGCTCCAATCTTATTACAGCAACTATTGTTGTACTTCTCACCGGTATTGTAATCTTCCTGATTGTTCATAAAATTGTCGCAGCAATCACCAAAAGCGTTAACTTTGCAGAAAATGTTGCTCAGGGCGTTTTAGATAAAGAACTCGACATCGACCGCACAGACGAAATTGGAACTCTAGCAACTGCGCTTAAAGAAATGACTCTCAACCTGCGCAAAATGATCAAAACTGCCGAACAGAAAACTGAAGAAGCAGAACAGGAATCACAGCGCGCGCATGTTGCAATGCAGGAAGCTGACGAAGCTCGAAGCGAAGCTGAAAAAGCAAAACGCCAAGGCATGCTTCAGGCTGCTGCACAGCTGGAAACGATTGTTGAACATATTACAACAACCGCAACCGAGCTTGCTGCGCAGATTGATGAATCCAGTCGCGGTGCAGAGCTTCAGCTCGAACGCACCGGCGAAACAGCAACAGCCATTGAAGAAATGAATGCTACGGTGCTCGAAGTTGCCCGTAATGCAACATCCGCAGCGTCTCATGCTGAAGATACCAAGCAGAAAGCAGAAGAAGGACAGCATGTTGTTTCCTCCGTTGTTCAGTCCATCGATGAAGTAAGCGAACGTTCCACCAACCTGACAGAAAGCCTCGGTGCACTTGGAAGCCGTGCTGAAGACATTGGTAGTGTTATGACGGTTATTACTGACATCGCAGACCAGACAAACTTGCTGGCATTGAACGCCGCTATTGAAGCAGCACGCGCAGGTGAAGCAGGACGAGGATTCGCTGTTGTTGCGGATGAAGTTCGTAAACTTGCAGAAAAAACAATGCAGGCAACCCGCGAAGTTGATGAAGCTATTCAGGCTATTCAGGTAGCCTCAAAAGAAAATATTCAGGGAATGCAGGCAACATCCAACGTAGTTGTGCATTCAACAGGGCTTGCAAGCGAAGCTGGTGACTCTCTCAAATCCATTGTTGAAGTTGCCATTGCAAACGCCGATCAGGTTCGCTCTATTGCATCCGCGAGTGAACAACAGTCAGCGACTTCAGAACAAATTGGGCGAAGCTCAGAAGAGATCAACCGAATTGCAATGGATACAGCTTCAGGCATGCGTGAGTCCGCAGTAGCTGTAAACGAACTTGCTGAAATGACTCAGAAGCTTCAGCACCTTGTTATTGAGTTGAAGTCCTAAACAATTCAGAATCGGTTGATTAAAGAGAATTCAAACGCTCTCACAACCACCCAAAAAATAGAAAAAAGGCTGCTCCGTTTTCACGGGGTAGCCTTTCTTTGTATTCGTATTTCTCCACATTTGAACGATTACATATCGTTCAAAATTATCCGATGTTAGCCGGTCGGTTACCTAAAAGCTGTAAGTCTACCTTATAGCTCGTTAGTAGGTTAAAATGAGACCTCAACGTCACCACGGATCATCTAAAGATACTATCCGCTCTCGCTATCAGTTAGCCATCTGACTATCTATGCTTTGACTCTATTCATCGTCGTCATTGTGTTTTGCTTTATGTGCTCGGGCAAGGGTTATTCCGGCAACAAAGCCAGGAACCATGCCTAGAGCAATAGCGCGCGGAAGGTTTGGCAAAAAACCAACAAGGTACCCAAGGACACCGACCGACGCCCCGATCAAAATTCCGCGAACAACAAAGTTAGGTGCTTCTTTAGACATGTTTACTCCTTACATTAGCGCCGCATGGTACGGTGTGCCATGTGTGAGTGTCAATTGACATTCTTCGTAGCGCATTACGGCTTTTCAGGCGTATGATCGCTCCGTTTCACGGCTTCCGCCATAGTGATTTTCTGCATGGTATCAAGGGAGCACCGTTGCAGGGCAATATGTTTAATTTGCCACGGTCCTTTTACTATTTCGCCATCTGCCGCTTTAGCAATAGCTTTCAGCATTCCGCCAAAAATAAACAGATGCATTGGGATTAACGAATACCAATACGCCATGCCCCACAGACCCTTAGGATGAAAATAAGCGATCATTCGTAATTCAGTAACATGCTCTGTTCCAGTGGTTACTGGCAATAACGTAAATTCTAGCAAGGCTTCACCGGGTAATTTCATTTCTGCCAGTAATAAAAGCCTTCGATTTTTTTGAATATCTAACACACGCCAAAAATCCAGCGCATCGCCGATAAACAACTCTTCAGGGTCGCGCCGTCCACGCCGTAAGCCCGGCCCACCAACCATCTTGTCGATAAATCCGCGAATGCGCCACAGGTAGTCATCTTTATACCACCCGTTCGTGCCGCCAATGCGCTTAACTACGCCCCACACGTTCTCCATTGTGTCCCGTATATGCACGGCATTTGCAGAATACAACGTCGTGCCGCCTGCATAGGTGCTGTCTCCGCAGGTTACCCATTCTGGAATTTCCGGCTCACCTGCGTCTGTCCAGCTTGTATCCACAGTATGTTGCCGCACCCTCGCCAACGCCCGTGTTACAGACTCTTTTACGGTAATTAGCTCTTGCGGAATTATCTCACGAATGGAGTTTTCTGCACACACCACATTGTTTCGCAGTCCTTCAACCAATGGACGTGCAAGGCTTGTTGGCACAGGCGTAACAAGATTAATCCACAATGAGCTCAAACGTGGAGTAAGAACAGGCACAGGGAAGATAAGCCGCTTCCGCAGCCCTGCCTCTTTTCGATAAATTTCAAACAACTCGCGATACGTAACAATATCCGGCCCGCCAATGTCGTATGTTTTACCCGCAGTTTCCGGAGCATCCAACACACCTGTCAGATACGTAAGCACGTTAGACACGGCAATTGGCTGGCACTTACTGTTTACCCAGCGCGGCGTAACCATCACCGGCAAGCGATCCACCAGATATCGAAGCAATTCAAACGAAGCACTGCCTGCACCGATTATCTGCGCAGCACGCAGCACCGTAACTGGCACTTCTGATAACGACAAGATTTGTGCGACCTCAGCTCGGGATACAAGGTGCTTACTGAGCTTTGGATCATCGGGTACTACGCCTGAAAGATATATAATCCGGTTCACTTTGTTGATACGGCACGCCTGAACCATATTGTACGCAGCCTTACGGTCCGCATCACGGAAATCTTTTTGGGATGGATTCATGGAATGAATAAGGTAATAGGCAATCCCGCAGCCACGCGCAGCATCCATGGTGCCCTTTCCTGAAACCATGTCCCCTTCAACGACTTCAAGATTTTCATCTGAAGCCCAAGGTCTGCTATCCAGCTTACGTTTGGAACGCACAAGCACACGAACCTTCTTCCCTTGCGCCAATAACAAAGGAACAAGCCTTCCGCCTATGTAGCCTGTGGCTCCGGTAACTAGAATGGGTTTATCATGCATATATTTCTCCGGTACAGTATGCCTAAATTTTCTTAAAACAAAACATATCGCACTTTGCCTTCTCCCGCGTCTATTTTTTCACCTATCCCCATATTGCAGAACTTCCCAAGCGTGGTATTCTGAACCATTCCCTAATCCTGTCATATCGAAACGATTGTTCGTGGAGGACGTATGGTACCGCCGACCAAACCCAAAGACTCTTCAACCACACACGAAACTTCAAACGCGTCATCACAAAATGATGAAGAACTCTGGATTCTGCCGGAAGAAGCGCGTGCAACACTCTCCGAAGTGTTTAAACAGCTCCAAAAAACCGTTGAGCTGCACATCGTAACGGACAATGACCCGCAGAACATGTTCAACGGTGTTACTCTGCAATTTGCGTATGACATGTCTAGACTCTCCGAACATATCACTCTTGTGAAGCACACTCTCGGTGACAAATTTTCAAAAAAGCACGAAGTGGAGTTCTCCCCATCTCTACTGTTCAATCCTGATGAATACGACATCCGCTTCACTGGCGCTCCATTAGGAGAAGAAGGAAAAGCCTTTGTGGAAACCGTCCTCCACGTTTCTTTCGGCGCAAGCTCACTCTCTGAAACATCAAAAGCTATTCTTGCAGAGCTTATAGAACCACGCCATGTCCGAATATTTTCCTCCCCCGGATGTCCATATTGTCCGGGACAGTTCATGAACGCAGTTAAAAGTGCTATTGAAAGACCAAAACTGATTCGCGCTGACTGCGTTGATTCTGACGAATTTCCCGAACTGTCAAAACAGTTCAGAGTCGGCTCAGTACCGCACACAGCGTTCAGTGAAACATATCACCGCATCGGACTGCTGCCGGAAGAACGCTTTTGTCTTGAATTACTCATGCTGCGCGATGCAGAAGCCGTACTTCGGGAACAGATGCAGGAAGCGGAACCTGAGGAAGAAGGAAAAATATACGATTTGCTCATTCTCGGTGCCGGTCCAGCCGGACTTACCGCAGCAATTTATGCAAAACGCTCCGGTCTCGATTCCATAGTGCTCGATAATTCAGTCATTGGCGGGCAGGTGATTGCAACGCCTACTGTTGAAAACTACCCGGGGTTCCAAAGTGTAGGCGGCACAGCACTTGTGGAGATACTCACCGCGCACACTCGAGAATATTCAAATATCCGCGAGAACCAGCTTATAGATGATGTCACAATAGGAGATGTTATCGAGGTGCATACCGCAGGGCGCACGTATGCCTCAAAAGCACTCATTTTTGCCACTGGTACAGAATGGCGGTCACTTGATGTGGAAGGCGAAAAGAAATATTTCGGCACTGGGGTTACCCATTGTGCTTCCTGCGATGGCTATATGTTCCGCGGTAAGCATGTCCTCATGGTCGGCGGCGGCAACAGCGCCCTCACAGACGCACTACATCTTAAAAATTTAGGCATCGACGTCACTGTTGTTCACCGGCGTGAGACCCTACGCGCGGAAAAAGCATTGCAGGACGCACTTAAACGCGAAGAAATTCCTGTCATCTACAATACCGTCATTGAAAAGATATATGGCAATGACACAGAGGTTGAAGGGGTAACTTTCAAGAATATTAAATCTGGAGAAATTTCAGAACATCACTGCAACGGCGTATTCATTGCCATTGGCATGAACCCAAATTCTGCACTTGCAGAAAAGATTGGTGCACAGTTGAATCCGGACAAAACGATTCATGTGGATACTTCCATGCGTACCAACCTCCCCCGAATTTATGCTGCAGGTGACGTTAACGGCGGTGTCCGGCAAATTGTTACCGCTGTAAGTGACGGGGCAGTTGCTGCCATGTCTGCCTTTGAAGATTTGCAGCACCCATACTGGGCTTCTGAAAAAAATAAACAGTAACAAGATATCTTGAAATTTTATAAAAAGAGCAGCATCTAAATGCTAAATGACGCTAGAGTCCTAACATAGCCTCAAATGATTCTATGGGCGCAAGCCGAGTCGGAATAATCGCGGTATTCATAGGTACAAAAAATATAAGGTCGATACATCCAACGATGTATCGACCTTACTTCTTTTTTTAATCAACCGAGCTAAATTATCTATGAGTTCTATTGTTCGCGGGCAAACTCCACCAAATGTTGAACAGATTTGAGCTGGTCAGCATTCGGGCTCCTAAAACTGCCGCCAACGCCAACAACCTGACTCGTCTGCAATAGGTGTTTAGGGATAAGCTCAATTTGTTGAATCGGGTTAGATTGAGGTGGCGCAACAGCTTCCTCATTCTCATCCGTAGGCTTAGGA includes:
- a CDS encoding Fe-S-containing hydro-lyase; the protein is MATYELTAPLCDEDVKKLKAGDVVKLTGIIYTARDAAHKRLCDMLDKGEELPFDLKGAVIYYVGPSPAPEGRPIGSAGPTTSYRMDSYAPRLHSLGVKATIGKGKRSAEVRKALEDHTGVYFGATGGAGALLSQCIDKAEVIAFDELGPEAIRKLTVTKFPLLVVNDSYGNEQYAKPNYDL
- a CDS encoding sulfide/dihydroorotate dehydrogenase-like FAD/NAD-binding protein → MANKILKKEQLIPGQTSKLVIDAPHIAAKAKPGNFVILRVTERGERIPLTIADTDPESGTITIVYLVLGKSTALLEQLNEGDDILDLCGPLGKATELHSGGTVICVGGGTGIAAMHHIAKGNHEAGNHVVAIIGARNKDLLLFEKELKEFCPEVLISTDDGSYGHHGLVTELLKDRLEKDDSVIEVVAVGPVPMMAAVSKTTEPFGTPTTVSLNSIMVDGVGMCGACRVTVGGETKFACVDGPEFDGHKVDFGELRQRLAAFSSLEKKSFDHHCRCKCNDNS
- a CDS encoding fumarate hydratase codes for the protein MRTIKAETIHNAVVDLVLTAARYLPEDVKQAIADARENEDSASAREILGQLLENAELAASSGLPLCQDTGVGIFFVELGDQVHVEGNLIEVINKAMIEGYEKGLLRKSLCHPLTRANTGDNSPAVVHVDIVPGDKINIKHMAKGGGSENMSRCTMLTPAQGWEGIKEFVVRRMAEAGPNPCPPTIVGIGIGGTFDLAPALAKKALFRPLSEPNPDPELAKMEEELLAEINKLGIGPMGLGGKTTSLGVKIEMRPCHIASLPLAVNVQCHSSRIKEVEI
- a CDS encoding fumarate reductase iron-sulfur subunit, giving the protein MSRRLHIEVFRYNPLDPNSEPQMQSFYIDEYDSMTLFIALNIIRDQHDATLQFDFCCRAGICGSCGMVINGRPGLACHTQTKDLPTHIVLHPLPVFKLIGDLSVDTGVWFRDAGTRIEAWVHNDHEALDPTQEEARMENSLANEIFELDRCVECGCCIAACGTARMRPDFLGAAAIARVARFYLDPRDERNVENYYEVIGNDQGVFGCMGLLACEDVCPKHIPLQDQLGIMRRMLALHSVKGIVPKSLINKLSHKGCCHENHQS
- the gltA gene encoding NADPH-dependent glutamate synthase, whose translation is MPNQPAEERARNFKEVALGYTKEMAMQEAARCLNCKKPKCVQGCPVQVPIADFIAEVAKGNIEKAYSVIKSTNSLPAICGRVCPQEIQCEGACILNAKDQPIAIGRLERYVADEYMYLDACDLISAKPECPFIDEEKKVACIGSGPSSLTVAGYLASRGCKVTIFEALHEVGGVLVYGIPEFRLPKEDVVAKEVGALKDLQVDFVTNYVGGKTFSIEDLKEQGYKAVFVGVGAGLPRFLNISGENLCGVFSANEYLTRVNLGRAYDFPNYDTPIIKGRKVTVYGGGNVAMDAARTAQRLGAETVHIVYRRTADAMPARLEELEHAVEEGIILEVLANPIEFKSDGSGNLASVTLQKMKMGEPDDSGRCRPLPIEGETYELETDLAVIAVGTRPNPVLLENEPDLKLNKWGYIEADEETNETSIPDVYAGGDIVTGAATVILAMGAGRKAAQEIARRFGIED
- a CDS encoding fumarate reductase flavoprotein subunit produces the protein MQIFYTDLLCIGAGLAGERVAVEAAKAGFNATCLSIVPPRRSHSSAAQGGMQAALGNCVMGEGDSPDIHFADTVKGSDWGCDQEVARIFADTAPIVMREVAHWGVPWNRVEQGPATYYKGGKPFDAVESKEKHGLIHARAFGGTAKWRTCYTADGTGRSVLNTLDSMCLRYDVNIHDRTQAEALIHDGENCIGAIVRCLRTGELMAYYATATLIATGGYGRIYKATTNAVICDGGGQIAALDTGLVPLGNMEAIQFHPTGTVPTDILVTEGCRGDGGTLLDVNEYRFMPDYEPEKAELASRDVVSRRMQEHMAKGFGVKSPYGDHLWLDIRHLGEKHITTKLREVYDICTSFLGVNPITGLIPVRPTQHYSMGGLRTNKDGAAYGLKGLFSAGEAACWDMHGFNRLGGNSLAETVVAGRYVGQKVVEFLQGNSVDFKQSALRDAHMKIDGRIKFLAGNSGKESAIVLRDEMQDIMMDYVGIFRNGKDLQTAVDKLEELHARSMSIGLQGNAIGFNPEISLALRIPGMIKLAQCTAFGALKRTESRGAHTREDHPERNDKEWLNRTLAYWKEGDSLPTLKYEDASPYFEIPPGERGYGGGKILYADIPADKLRVPEKKSSETAAPAEDKE